GCAGCAGCACGCGCGGCTCGGTGGCGAGGGCGCGGGCGATTTCCAGGCGCCGCTGGTCGCCGTAGCTGAAGTTGGCGGCCATCTCCCCGGCCCGGTCGGCCAGGCCCACCAGATCGAGCAGTGCCCAGGCGCGTTCCTCCACCCGCCGCTCCTCCTCGCGTGCGGTGCCGAAGACGCCCGCCCACAGCCCCGCGTGAGTGCGGACATGCTGCGCGATCTTCACGTTTTCCAGCGCCGAGAGCGCCCGGAACAGCCGGATGTTCTGGAAGGTGCGGCTCATGCCCAGCGCGGCGATGCGGTGCGGCGCGAGGCCCGTCACCTTCTGACCCCGGTAGGTCAGCGTTCCGCTGCTGGGCGGCGTGAGGCCCGTCATCAGGTTGAAGAGCGTCGTCTTGCCCGCTCCGTTCGGCCCGATCAGCCCGAAGATTTCGCCCTCGCGCACGTCGAACGACACGTCGTTCACGGCCACCAGGCCGCCGAAGCGCCGGGTCAGGCCGCGCGCCTCCAGCACCGTCCCTCGTTCGGTCAGCACGGCGGTCAAGAGGTACCTCCCTTCGCCTCCACCACGACGGGAACGGAAGGCGGACGGCGGGGCGGAGGTGGACGGCGCACGCCTTCCAACGCGCCCACGATGCCCTGCGGCAGGTACAGGCTCGCCACCACCAGCACCAGCCCGTTGATGACCAGCCGCCAGTCGGCCAGGAAACGCAGCAGCTCCGGCACGGCGGTCAGCAGCGCGCCGCCCACCACCGGCCCCCAGATGTTGCGCGAGCCGCCGATCAGCACGAAGGCCAGAATCGCAATCGAGGCATCGAAGGTGCCCTGCTTGGCGTTCCAGGTGTTCAGGAAGGGCGCGCTCATCGCCCCCACGATGCCCGCCAGCACTGCGCCGATCACAAAGGCCAGCACCTTGTAGCGCGTCGGCGGGACGCCCATCGCGTCGGCGGCCAGTTCGTCCTCGCGGATGGCGCGGAAGGCCCGCCCGACCCGCGAGCGCTCCACCTGCCGCGCGAACAGCAGCGTCAGGATCAGCAGCGGCCCGAACAGCCAGAGGTACTGCCAGCGGTCCTGAAAGCCGAACGCCTGCGGAATCCCAAAAATGCCGATGGCCCCGCCGGTGATCGAGAGGTTCAGGCTGACCACCCGCAGAATCTCCACGAAGGCAATCGTGGCGAGCGCGAGGTAGATGCCGCGCAGCCGCAGCGCGGGCACGCCCACGAGCACGCCCAGCACGCCGGACGCCAGCGCCGCCGCCACCCACGTCAGCGGGAACATGCCGTTGCCCAGCGCGTCCCGCAAGCTGCTGAAGGCCGGACTCGTCAGCATGATCGCCGCGACGTAGCCGCCGAGCGCGTAAAAACCGGGACTCGCCAGGCTGAGCTGCCCCGCCTGAAGCGGGAAATAGAGGCTGAGGCCCAGCAGCCCCGCCTGCACCATCGTGACGATCAGGAAGCCGTACTGTGCCAGAAACTCGCTCACGGCAGTCCCTTTTTACTCTGCTCCGCAGTCTTGCAAGTCCCCATGCCTGAAGCTGGAGGCATTTGGAGATCTGTGGAGAGGAGAGCGGCAAGAGGGAAGAGGCGCAGCATTACTTCACCCCTAGGTCAAGCTGCTGAACCCCCTGCCCGAACGTCGCCAGAACACGTAGCTTTGAACCGGCGGGCAGAACAGTGTCAAAGGGCGAAGCGGGTGTAAACCGATAGACGTTGCCCCCTCGCCACACGCAGCGGCCCCCGCTGCAACTGGCCTTCCAGTAGTTCGGCTCGCCCAAGCTTGCGCTGCTAGGCGTGAGGCGGGCTAGTTCCTTTCCGTCTGGCCCCAGCAGCACCAGAACGGCCCGCCATGTTCGGACATTTGCCAGTTCTGGCACGCTACCGTTGATGTACACGAGAACCGGTGAGGCAGCCAGCAGGTCTGCTGTACTGGGCATTGCCTCCAGGCGCGTAGTGCGGCCCGCGCAGATGTTGTACGCGCTGACGCCGACACCCTGAAGCTGCACATTCACGCCTCCGACACCGCCATCAAAGATGATGTCCGCCGTACCGCCGTCATTCACCTGCTGAACGCGGCGCGTGAGGGCGTTCAGAGAGGTGTCAGCGGCAGTTGTCTGCGCCTTCTTGCACAGGTCCTCGACTTTAGCTGGAGTAGGGTGGAACAGGTCGGCGGGAACCGTGGTGACGGGTGCAGCGAGCGCAGAAGGGAGCATGATGGTAGCCAGAGTAAGCAGCTTCTTCATAGAGCCTCCTCAAAGTGACAGGCGATGCCTTTGTAGCGCCCCTGCGACCGATCGAGTTTCCCATATCTTCTTCCGCTCACGTCACACCTTCTGAATCTGTGCGCGGCCCAGCAGCCCCTGCGGGCGCACGAGGAGAATCACGAACAGCAGCGCGAAGGCGACCGCGTCCTTGTACGCGCTGTACTGGGCGGGCACAAACGCTTCCGCCAGCCCGATCACCAGGCCGCCCACCACGGCGCCCGGAATGCTGCCCAGGCCACCCAGCACGATCACCGCCAGCCCCTTCAGCCCGTACGTCACGCCGAAGTAAGGCCCCGCCACGCCGAAGGCCGTCCCCACCAGCGTGCCCGCCAGCCCGCCCAGAAAGCCCGACAGGAAAAAGGTGATCAGGATGAAGCGGTCCACGCTGATGCCCAGCAGACTCGCCGTGCCGGGATTCTCCGCGACCGCTCGCAGCGCCTTGCCGATTTTGGTCCGCCCGATCACGTAGCCCAGAATTGCCAGCATCACCAGGCTGACCGCGAAGATGATGATCTGCACCGTCCGCACGATCACCACCCGGTCCCCGATGTGGAAACTCAGCGCGGGTTGCACCTGCCCGTAGGCGTCCGAGGGGAAATTGTAGATTTCGGCGCCGACGAGGAGCTGGATCAGGTTCACGACCACCAGTGCCACACCCAGACTGCTCACCAGTGCCAGCAGGGGATCGGCTCCCCTTGAACGCATGGGCCGGAAGGCGAGGCGCTCGATCAGCACGGCCACCAGCCCGGCGACCGCCGCCCCGATCAGGGTCGCCAGCGCGAACAACCAGGGATTCCCCGAGAAGGGCGAGCCGTTCGGAAACAGGTTGATCCCCTTCAGAATGCCGTTGTTCTCGAACTGCCCCACGACCAGGGTGTACGTGAAGTAAGCCCCCAGTGTGAACACGGCCCCATGCGCGAAGTTGATGATGCCCAGAATGGAAAAGACCAGCGTGTAGCCCAGCGCGAAAATGGCATAGACGCTCCCGATGGCGAGGCCGTTCAGGACGTTTTGCAGCAGTTGACTCAGCTCCATAGCTTTCTCTCCAAGAGCCTTCAGCTTTCAGCCGTCAGCTCTCAGCTTGGTTCTTGCTGATGGCTGACGGCTGAAAGCGGAGAGCTTACTTCAGGTACACGAACGAGCCGTTCTTGGCGTCCTGCATCTTGATCTGCGCCACGTAGAAGTCCTTCTGGAGCACCTCGCCTTCCTTGTCGAAGCGCACCTCGCCCAGCGGCGTGTTGTACTTCCCGGCCAGAATCTGCTTGTTCAGGGCCGTGCGCAGGTCGTCCAGGTTCCACTGGGACAGTTTCTTCTGGTGATCCAGCGCCCTCAGCGCGTCCGCGACCACCTGCACGCCCGCGTAGGCCTGGGCGGCGAACTGGGGCGGGTCCTTCTTGTACTGGGCGCGGTATTCCTTCACGAAGAGCTGGTTGGCGGCGCTGGGCTGCGCGGGGCTGTACGCCTGCGCGATGATCACGCCGTCACAGTACTGCTGGCAGACCGGGAAGATGTTGGAGGTGTTCAGGCCGTTGCCGCCCACGATCAGGCCCTTGTAGCCCAGTTGCCGGAGCTGCTTGACCAGGTTGCCGCCGTCCGCCGCGAGGCCGGAGATGATCACCAGGTCGGCCCCCGAGTTCAGCACCGCCGTCACCTGCGTCGTGAAGTCGGTGTCGGTCGTCTGGAACTTCTGCACGGTGGCGACGTTCAGCCCCTGCGCCTTGGCCGCGTCCTGAAAGGTGCCCGTCTCGCTGGTCGAGAAGGCGTCGTTCTGCGCGTACAGCACGGCCACCTTCTTGATCTTGGGGTCGATCTTCAGCGCCTGCTTGATCGCGTTGGGGGCCACCACCGCCACCGGGGCCGAGACGCGCGCGATGTAGTCCCCGATCTGCGGAATGCCCTTGGCCGTGTTGCTCGGCCCCACCACCGGCACCTTGGCCCGCTCGGCGATGGGGTCGGCGGCAAAGGCCTGCTGCGAGAGCGTGGGGCCGACGATCGCCACCACGTTCGCCTTAGTGATCAGGTTCTGGAAGGCGTTGATCGCGCTGTTCTCGTCGCCCGCCGCGTCCTGAAAGACCAGCTTGATGGGCGTGCCGTTGATGCCACCGTGCGCGTTGATGTGCTTCTCGGCCAGTTTGGCGCCGATCACCTGCTCCTGTCCCAGCAGCGCCGTGTTGCTCGTCTGCGCCAGCGCCACACCGATAGGCACGGGTACCTGCACCTTCTGCGCGTGAGCACTTGCCAGCAGCCCCAGCATCACCGTCAAAGCAACTCGTTTCATCCCTGTTCCTCCTGAAAAGGTGTGTCCAGCCTGAAGCCAGGCGGCGTGGTGAGCGGTAGTCAGTAAAGGGCTCAGGTAACGTTGTGGTTGGGCACACTATCTCGGGGGGGACGGGGGAAGTCAAGCCGGATGGTGGGGGCTGGCCTGGACAGGGAAAAGCGAAAGGGCCGCCACCCGCAGGCGCAGCCCTTTCCAGGAGAGGACAGTTTATCGCAGCAGGCTGCGGCTGATCACCACGCGCTGAATCTCGTTGGTGCCCTCGTAGATCTGGTTGAGTTTCACGTCGCGCAGCAGCTTCTCGACCGGGTACTCGCCCACGTAGCCGTAGCCGCCGTGAACCTGGATCGCCTCGTTCGCCGCGTCGAAGGCCATCTCCGAGCAGTAGGCCTTGGCAATCGCGCTCTCGACGCCGTGCGGGAGGCCCTGGTCCACCAGCCAGGCAGCCTTCCAGGTCACCAGGCGGCCCGTCTCGATGCCCATCGCCATGTTCGCCAGCTTGAACTGGATCGCCTGAAAGTCGGCAATCGGCTTGCCGAACGCCTCACGCTGCTTGGCGTACTTCAGGCTCTCCTCCAGCGCGCGCCGGGCCACCCCGACCGACCCCGCCGCCACCGGAACGCGGGTCTTGTCGAGCGTCTTCATGGCGATCTTGAAGCCGTCCCCCAGCCCGCCGAGCTGGTTTTCCTTCGGCACGCGGACATTCTCGAACACCAGTTCGGAAGTCAGGCTGGCCCGCTGGCCCATCTTGTGCTTGATCTTGTTCCACGAGAAGCCCGGCGCGTCCTTCGGCACCACCAGCGCCACCGTCGCCCGGTGCCCACCCTGGCGATCCGTGGTGGCAAAGACGACGGTGATGTCGGCCACGCCGCCGTTGCTGATCCACATCTTGGTGCCGTTGATCACCCACTCGTCGCCGTCCAGCACGGCGGTCGTGCCCATCGCGGCGGCGTCGGAGCCGTTGTTCGGCTCGCTGAGGGCGAAGGCCGCGAGGGAGGGTTTCTCGGTCAGCGGCGTCAGGAAACGTTTCTGCTGCTCCTCGGTCCCGCCCACCAGAATCGGCGTGATGCCGAGTTCGGAGGCCATCAGGACCGTGTAGATGCCCATGCAGCCGTAGGCGAGTTCTTCCCCGATGATGCACTCGTCGAGCATCCCCAGGCCCAGCCCGCCCGCGTGTTCGGGAATGGCGATGTTCAGCAGGCCGACCTCGAAGGCTTTTTCGACCACCTGCCAGGGCAATTCTTCCTTCTGGTCGTACTCGGCGGCAATCGGAATGATCTCCTTGCGCGTGAAGTCGCGCGCGAGTTGCTGGAGCTGCTTCTGCTCGTCGGTGAGGGTGAAATCGATCATGTCTGACTCCTGAAGGGGACGGGAACCGCGCCGGGCAGCGAGAAACCGTGCAGTAAGAAAGGGCCTCTGGACTCGGTTCAATTTAACATGTCCCCGCGGCGCCGCTCCCGTCACTGGACGTGGAACGCTCCTCCCCCCGGCCTCCGCGCACTACCCTGGCCCCATGCCCGCCGACGAGAGCCTCACGCTGCGCCCGGTCCGCCGCACTGACGCTGGCGCCCTGGCGCAGGTCGCCTACGCCACCGGCTTTTTCGGGGAGAGCGCCCGGCGGTTCTTCCCGTCCCGCGCGCTGTTCGCGGCGTTGTGGGTCACGCCGTATCTGACGCCGGGTGCAGGGGGCCTGGGCTTCGTGGCCGAGCGGGGCGGACAGGTCGTCGGGTACATCCTGGGGAGCGTGGATCAACGCCGCTACGCGCTGGCCCTCGCTGCCCAGGTGCCGGGCCTGCTGTGGCGCCTGCTGACGGGCCGCCTGCCAGGGGCGCTCGCCTCGCTGCGCTACCTGCTGCGGGCCGCAAGGTTCGGTCTGCCCGCCCCGCCCACCAGCCGTTATCCCGCCCACCTGCACCTCAACCTGCTGCCGGAAGCGCGCGGGCTGGGGGCCGGTGGAGCACTCCTCGACGCCTTCCTGGCCGAGTTGCGTTCCCGGCACGTGCCCGGTGTGCAGCTCTCCACCACCCGGCGCAACGTGGCCGCCGTCCACCTCTACGTCAGGCGGGGGTTCCGCGAGTGGGTGTCCCGCCGCACGTCGCTCTGGAAACCCTGGAGCGGGCAGGAGGAGGAGCATCTGATCATGGTGCTGGACCTGACGCGGGAGGCCCCGTGATGCCCGTTACAGCACGTCTTCCGCACTTCCCCGCTTCCGCAGGTTGTTCTGCGTCTTGCGCCAGCGCAGCGCCTTCACGATGGCGGGGGCGGCCACATTCAGGTTCAGGTCGTAGGCGGGATACCACACCCGCTCCTCTGAAAACTTCAGCTTCATCTTGAACACGCCGAAGGAATGCTTGTCCTCGTCCAGCCTGCGCGGGATGCCCCAGAAGTCGAAGAGGGTATAGCCGCGCCGCTTGGCGTCCAGCATCGCGTTCCAGTAGAAGGCGTCGGGGGCCTTCACGTCCTTGTAGGGCGTGCCGTCGGGCTGCGTGCGGTCGTCGCGGACGCTGCCGCCGAACAGGTAATACGTGCCGGTGCCCATCGCCAGGAAAAAGCCCCCGGCCAGCGCCTTCCCCTCATGCCGCGAGAGGACGATATACGCCTCGCCGCCGTGCGCGTTCCCCTCACGCAGCATCGTCTCGTAGTAGGCGCGGGGGAAGGCGCCCAGCTTGGCCCGCTCGTTCGTCGCGGTAAAAATCTCCCAGAACGCCTCGAAATCGTCGTCGCGCCCGGCCACCACGCCCATCTTCTGCGCGGTCCGCACGTTGCGGCGGGCCATCGAGTGCAGGCCCGCGAAAAGGTCATCCTCGGAGCGCGTCAGGTCCGCCAGGATGGTGTGTTCGGGTTGCTCGCTCTCGGCGCGGCGGAAGGGGCCGAACGTCTCGGGGACGGGCACGCTGTCGTCGGCGGGAATGGGGGAGGGCGGCTCGATTTTCAGGAGGGCGTCGCCGGGCCGCGCGATCTGCCGGGCGGCCTCCGCCACTGCCGGGAGCAGGTCGAGCGATTCCAGCGCGGGGCCGCGCGGGGCGTACAGGGTGGAAAAGCCCGGCACCAGCCGCTTGCGGAGCAGTTGCAGCGCCCCCACCGTCCGCCCCTGCTGCTGAATCAGGTACCGCACGGGCGTCTGCCCCAGCACGCGCCTCGCCTCGCCGTAGCCCCAGCCTTGCAGGGCACTGGTGATGGGAAGCGAACGCACCGCGTCGTCGTACACGCGGGGGTCGGTGGTTTCCACGAGGGTCAGGCGCATCGGGGCGGATTGTAGCAGGGGGAGGAGAGGATCACCGGAGAGCGGGGGAGGGGGTCCGCACGACCTTCCAGCCTGCCCCGACCTGAGCCATGAGCACGGACGATCTGCTCCTTCCTGCTTTGCCGCACGGGAAACCGGGCGCGGCTTTGTCGGCCCGCCCACAGCCCCCCACGGCGCTCCTCTCCGGGCAGTACAGTAGGAAGATGAAACAAAGCCTCCTGACCCTCGCGTTGCTGCTGGGCGGCGCGGCCCTCGCGCAGACTGCCCCGACCACCCCGCCGACGCCTGCGCCCACCGCCCCCGCCCAGACTCCCGCACCCACCACACCGGCGCCCACGGCAGCTCCGGCGGCCACTCCGGCCCCGGCTGCGGCGAACGCGCAGACGGTGGTGGCGCAGGTCGGGAACGAAACGTATACGCTCGCGGATTTCGACCGGGCCTTCCGCATCGCGGTCGCGCGGGTGCTGAACGCGCAGGGGGTGCCGTACACGCCCGACATGCTGGCCGAGTTCGTTGAGGCCCGGCCCGATTACCTGACCCAGTTCGCCCGGGACCGCGCCGTGTATCAGCTTGCCCGCCGCAACACCCAGGTCACGCCCGCCCAGATCGACGCGCAGGTGGCCGAGGCCCGCAAGGGCTTTGCCACCGATGCCGAGTTCGCCCAGGCCCTCCAGGCGACCGGCTACGAGAACGAGGCGGAGCTGCGGGCCGACCTCGAACGGCAGGCCGTGGTGCAGGCCTACCTCGACAGCATCAAGTCACGCCTGACCTTCGGGGACGCGGTGGTCGCCAGCTTCTACAACCTCAACCGCGCGGCCTTCAACCGGCCCGCCGAGGCCTGCGTGAAGCACATCCTGGTCAAGACGCAGGCCGAGGGCCAGGCGGTGCTGCGTGACTTGCAGGGCGGCGCGGACTTCGCCCAACTCGCCAAGACCAAAAGCCAGGACCCCGGCAGCGCCGCCGAGGGGGGCGACCTGGGCTGCGTCTCGTCCGGCGAGACGGTGGCGGCCTTTGACAAGGTGGCCTTCAGTGCCCCGCTGAACCAGCCGCAGCTCGTGCAGACCGAGTACGGCTGGCACGTGCTGGTCGTCACCAAGCGCACCCCGGCGGGCCTGGCCTCCCTCGCCGAGGTCGCGCCCCTGATCCGCGAACAGCTCGCCCGCGACGCCGCCCAGAAGTATCTGGACGCCCAGATCGCGCGCCTGAACATCCAGACGAACAAGGCAGCGGTGACGCCTCCGGCCAGCAAGTAACAAGCAGGTAACAAAGGCAGTGGGGAAGGGGCGGTCAGGGTTGGCCGCCTCTCTCCGTGGTGCTGGAGCAGTTGTCAGAAAGATGCGCGGCCTGCTCGAAAGCCCCTCACCCCCTCGCTGCGCGAGGCCCCTTTCCCCTTGGTAGAGGGGTCAGAAAAGCCCGCTCCCTGGGGAGACTGGGACAGCCGCTTGCGGGGGGGTGGGTGAGGGGTCTTTCTGTCGAATGCTCTACGCCTGCCCCACCCGCCGCATCCCCACGGTCAGCGTTGCCGCCGCCAGGGGGGCCAGCGAGCGGGTTTGCCGGGCCAGCAGACCTGCGCCCAGAGTCCCGACAGCGAGGAGCCGGGCCAGCCGCACGCGCTCGGCGGATACCGGGAGGGGTGCCCCGTCGCGGCGGCTTCGCACCGCTTCCGGCGGGGTCAAAGCTCCGGTCAGACCCAGCGCGGCGAGGGCCAGCAGGTCTGTCAGCACGCTGCGGCCCCGCCCGGCTTGCCCGCTGGGCCACAGGCCCGCCGCACTGGTGAGCCAGGGTGCCCAGCCGGGCGCCTGAAGGGTGTCTTCGGGAAGCGTCGAGAGGGCCAGGGCCGCACCCGGCACCAGCGCCGCCACCCGCTCGCCCAACCTTCCCGACAGTGCGGCCTGTCCGGCGAGGGCGGCCACGTCAGGCGGCGTCGGCGCATTCCCCACCGTTCCCGCCAGCGTCCGCAAGCCGCTCAGCACGCCGAGGCCCGCGAGCGGCTGGGGCACGCCACCGACCAGCGCCGCGAGGGCGGCCACCGGCAGCGCCCCGTTTGCCGTGTCGGGGTGATCGGGGTCGAGTTCGCGGGCCGTTGCCCACGCCAGGAAGCCCGCCGCCCCCACGTCCAGGGCCGCCTGCCAGGTTCGCCCGGACAGCCTGGCCGCCAGGACGCTTACCGCGGCACCCGCCACCGCGAACCGGTTGGAGGGGTACGAGAAGTCGATGGGCCGGGCCAGGGCCGAGGCCCGCAGGGGCGCGGGAAGGTCACTCATGCCTCACCGTACCCCCTGGGCCTTCCGGGCGCGTTCAGGAAACGCTCAAGCCCGGCTTCAGGTCGTGTAATCCGCGTTGATGCTCACATACTCCGCGCTCAGGTCGCAGCCCCAGGCTTCGCCCGCCGCGTCGCCCACTCCCAGCCCCACCTCGAACACGACCTCCGGGGCCTGCATACTCGCGCTGACCTGCGCCGCGTCGTAGGGGAGGGGGCGTCCGGCGAAGACCGGGGTGCCCTGCACCTGGACGGTCATCCGCTCCACGTCCACTGCCGCGCCGCTGCGGCCCACCGCCATGATCACGCGGCCCCAGTTGGGATCGTTGCCGTGGACGGCGCTCTTGAGCAGCGGCGAGACGCAGCAGGTGCGCGCGGCGGTCAGCGCCTCGGCCTCGCTGCGGGCACCCGAGACGCGGACGGTCAGCAGCTTGGTCGCGCCCTCGCCGTCGGCGGCGATCTGCCGCGCCAGGTCGCGCATCACGCCTTCCAGCGCCGTCAGGAACTCGGCCGGGTCCACGTCGCCCGCGTGCCCGTTCGCCAGCACCAGCGCCATGTCGTTCGTGCTGGTGTCGCCGTCCACCGTGACCGCGTTGAAAGTCCGGTTCACGATGGCCGGGAACGCCGCCCGCAGCGCCGCCTGGTCCACCCGCGCGTCGCTGAAGGCGAAGGCGAACATGGTCGCCATGTCCGGGTGAATCATGCCGCTGCCCTTGGCGGTGCCCACGATGCGCGCGCCCGTGCTCAGCGTTGCCTGGGCGGTCTTGGGGTGCGTGTCGGTGGTCATGATCGCCGCCGCGAAGGGCGCCGCGTCACGGCCCAGCTCGTCCGGCAGATGCTCCACGCCGCTCAGCACCCGGTCCATCGGCAGGAGGTGCCCGATGATGCCGGTGCTGGCCGTCAGCACGGCGTCCGGCTCCACGTTCAGCACGCTGCCCAGGGCGTCCGCGATGTCCGCGTTGTCGCGTGCCCCCTGCGCCCCGGTCGCGGCGTTCGCGTTTCCGGCGTTCACGACCAGGGCGCGCACCGGCCCAGCCTGGCCGTAGACCTCGCGGTTGCGCGTCACGCAGGCCGCCGCCGCGCTGCTGCGGGTGCCGACAAAGGCCCAGGCACAGGCCGCGTCGCTCACCACGCAGCTCAAATCCGTCTTGCCGCTGGGCTTGATGCCCGCCGCCATCGCCGCCGCCGTGAAGCCCTGGGGAAAGGTCAGACCCGAATCCGTCATGCGCGTATGCTAGCGGGCGAGGTCCCCAGGCGCTTGTCCCCGGAAGCAGGTCCCTGGATCACACCGGCCAGCGCCAGAACCCGCTGCGTCCGCCTCCGGCGACGCCCCCTCAACCTGATGCACATTTGACGTGTTCTGCACGTTCCTCACGCGGCCTTCATGGGAGAGATGGGGGCGGGCGGGTAGGGTGAGAGCAATGAAGAATGTGCTGTTCTCCCTGACGGCGGCCGCCGTGCTGTCCGGTGCCGCTCTGGCCGCGCCCGTCAAGCTCCCGACGATTCCCGTCACCCTGGAACCGAATGCCCGGCTGCTGACGCTGAACGACGCGGGGATCGCCAAGGCCTTTCCCTCCTCGGCGGGCCGCCCCGACGCCGTGTTTCTGACCGAGGACCGCAAGGTCAGCGTGGCCTTCGAGTGGCGCGAGGGCAAGCTGGCGCCCTCCCAGGTGCAGGATCTGGTGGCGCAGTTCCCGGCGGTGATCCGCGCCCAGATTCCGAACGTGAAGACCCTCAAAGCCAGCGTGCTCCAGATCGGCGGGACGCCCTGGGCCCAGTTCGTGTTCACCACGCCGGGGCAGGGGGACGACCTGCGCCGCGAACTGCTGATGACCAGCGCCGAGGGCCGCATTCTGGTCATCACCATCGCGGGCAACCAGAAGGACTACAGCCGCAACGAGGCCGTCATCCGCAACCTGGTGAACAGCGTCCGGGTGGACTGAACGCGGTGGACCCGGCGCCCCGTTCTTCCCAGGTACACCTTCTGCCTGGGGGGACTAGGGGCGTCCCATTCTGTCTGGATGACCGTCTGCCCGGTCAGGTTCGGGCGCCGTCCCCCCTGTTCTTTTCCCGCTGGCCCGGGGTTGCCCCGGTCCCTGTGACGCCGTTGTTTGGAGTTCGTGTTTAATATGGACTGCGTGCAACAAGTTCCTGACTCGCAACTGACGGAGGCCCGGTCCCTGGAGCCTCCGCGTGTGCTGGCTGTCCGCGGCGGCATACAGAGCGAGGTGGGCGAGTGGCGGGGGCGCGAGGTGTTCGTCAAGACCCTGCTGACCGACGACCCCCAGGCCGCCCTGCGCTTCGAGCACGAGGGGCAGATCGCGGCCGGGCTGGACCATCCGCTGGTGGTGCCGCTGCTGGCGCAGACGCGGGCGCAGCTCATCTTTCCGTTCGTGCCCGGCCCCACGCTGCGCGAGCGGGTGGAGCACGGTCCCCTGTCCCCCGCCGAGGCGCTGGGCGTGACCTGCGGCGTGCTGGGTGCGGTCACCCACCTGCACGCCCGGGGCGTCACCCACCACGACCTGAAGCCGGAGAACGTGCTGCTCGCGGGCGGCAGCTTGCGCGGCGAGTGCGTGCGCCTGGTGGACTTCGGCATGAGCCACTCGCAGGCGCTGCCCCACGACATCCACGGCGGCACGCGCATGGGCACGCCGCACTTCATGGCCCCCGAGCAGTTCCAGGGCGTGCGGGGCGACCCCCGCAGTGACCTGTACTCGGTCGGCGTGCTGCTGTTCGACTGCCTGGCCGGGCACCCCCCCTACGAGGACGCCCTGGGCTGGCTGGTGGGCCTCTGCGACGACTGCGCCCCGCTGCCCGGTCCCCCCGAGTTGCACCCCGTCCTGCAAGCGGCCCTCAGCCGCGACCCGGCGGAGCGTCCCGGCTCGGCCGCCGAGATGCGGGCCGCCCTCCGCGGCGCCGCGCGGGCGCTGGGGCTGGAGGCCGCTTGCCCCTGATCGCGTTCAGCGGCAACCGTTTTCTGGCCGAGGAGACGCTGCGCGACACCCTCGCGGCGCGCGGCCTGAGCGTGCGC
The window above is part of the Deinococcus metallilatus genome. Proteins encoded here:
- the argJ gene encoding bifunctional glutamate N-acetyltransferase/amino-acid acetyltransferase ArgJ, translated to MTDSGLTFPQGFTAAAMAAGIKPSGKTDLSCVVSDAACAWAFVGTRSSAAAACVTRNREVYGQAGPVRALVVNAGNANAATGAQGARDNADIADALGSVLNVEPDAVLTASTGIIGHLLPMDRVLSGVEHLPDELGRDAAPFAAAIMTTDTHPKTAQATLSTGARIVGTAKGSGMIHPDMATMFAFAFSDARVDQAALRAAFPAIVNRTFNAVTVDGDTSTNDMALVLANGHAGDVDPAEFLTALEGVMRDLARQIAADGEGATKLLTVRVSGARSEAEALTAARTCCVSPLLKSAVHGNDPNWGRVIMAVGRSGAAVDVERMTVQVQGTPVFAGRPLPYDAAQVSASMQAPEVVFEVGLGVGDAAGEAWGCDLSAEYVSINADYTT
- a CDS encoding serine/threonine-protein kinase gives rise to the protein MDCVQQVPDSQLTEARSLEPPRVLAVRGGIQSEVGEWRGREVFVKTLLTDDPQAALRFEHEGQIAAGLDHPLVVPLLAQTRAQLIFPFVPGPTLRERVEHGPLSPAEALGVTCGVLGAVTHLHARGVTHHDLKPENVLLAGGSLRGECVRLVDFGMSHSQALPHDIHGGTRMGTPHFMAPEQFQGVRGDPRSDLYSVGVLLFDCLAGHPPYEDALGWLVGLCDDCAPLPGPPELHPVLQAALSRDPAERPGSAAEMRAALRGAARALGLEAACP
- a CDS encoding peptidylprolyl isomerase, with product MKQSLLTLALLLGGAALAQTAPTTPPTPAPTAPAQTPAPTTPAPTAAPAATPAPAAANAQTVVAQVGNETYTLADFDRAFRIAVARVLNAQGVPYTPDMLAEFVEARPDYLTQFARDRAVYQLARRNTQVTPAQIDAQVAEARKGFATDAEFAQALQATGYENEAELRADLERQAVVQAYLDSIKSRLTFGDAVVASFYNLNRAAFNRPAEACVKHILVKTQAEGQAVLRDLQGGADFAQLAKTKSQDPGSAAEGGDLGCVSSGETVAAFDKVAFSAPLNQPQLVQTEYGWHVLVVTKRTPAGLASLAEVAPLIREQLARDAAQKYLDAQIARLNIQTNKAAVTPPASK